The sequence below is a genomic window from Methanosarcinales archaeon Met12.
TATGGGGGCAAGGGATAAATTGGATGCACTGCTCATAGACCACGGTATGGCTGGCGAAGATGTAATATATCAAGTTCACAGGGCAATAATGGACTTCGGCGACATTTCGGACAATCTGAGAGTCCAGCTGCTTGACAAAATTGGCGAGATTGACTTCAGGCTAACAGAAGGCGCAAACGAAAGAATACAATTGGAGGCGCTGATAGCCCATTTCATGCTGGTGTTGAAATCCCATAGGGATTACAACTCTCGCAGATGAAACATCTGCGACACTGGGAAGAAGTAGGTTTCTTTGTTTTACATACTACGCCGTGAGATATTCTGTGCCTGATTTTATCAAAACTTTGAGTACAAAGTTTTTATCAAAACTTTGAGTACAAAGTTTTTATCAAAACTTTGAGTACAAAGTTTTTATCAAAACTTTGACTGGAGGGACCTCTCCTTCTGGCATGACGTTAAATTTTTCAAAACCGATGACCTCGCCCGTCTTGATGTCTTTTTTGATCAGAAACTCTTCTTCGGTTTCCTCACAAACTGCTTCCTTAGGCTCACCAAACCACACATCCAACGTATTTCCAACTTTATCAAATATTACTAGGACTTCTTTTGCCATATGATGTTCCCCTTCTTTATTTTGTCTGCGAGGTATGCACTAATTATGAATCCCTCACTATTTAATCGTTTGGTCAACACGCAAATATAACGCATCTTTAACCTTCTATACTGTTTATAGTATAGGAAAACTGTGGAATCTTTCTTGCTTACTCTAACCTCGTCTGGATCTTGAAGCGTCTCTTTAACCTCATTTTCATACTTTTTAATTATGGGGTGTTTTAATTCGGTGATGAGCTCCCAGTACTCCTCAGTGGTTCTGATCATAACATCCAACGTCGATCTAACCTCAAATCTGATTTTGTTCACCTACTTTCACTTTTACATTCAATCAACGACTGATACACCTCATCCGCCAGGTCTTCGATGTCGGCACCTCTATCCTTCGCCACCAGGAGCGCAGAAACCTCAATCTCAATCAGCTTCGCCATGCGTTCTTGTTTTTCGTTCACCAATGCAATGACATCTTTTCTACTCAGCCCGGTCGTCATGACCCTCTCGATGATGCGCTCAAAGATAGACCGCTCACTTTTCATGTCA
It includes:
- a CDS encoding DUF2240 family protein, translated to MTDLMMTVAMPFRKRGKDCLTTSEFIFALSLDLGWFSPEQAKEVLSKAKEESLVSIKDDKISPSFDFKVIEIPLGFRPDMKSERSIFERIIERVMTTGLSRKDVIALVNEKQERMAKLIEIEVSALLVAKDRGADIEDLADEVYQSLIECKSESR